GCGTCGGCGAGGACAGGATTGATCTTGTACTCCTCGCAGGGCACCGCGAAGCACATATTGAGGAAGTTCTCGGCAAACGAGAGCGGGTTCTTCGGATACACGAAGGGCTGACCGACGGTGTACTTGTAGGCCATCGCCGCCAGCGTCGGGATCTTGGCGATCATCCGGATCGAGGCGACCATCCGCTGCTGCGGATCGTTGATGTCGGTGGAGTCGTGATAGAACGCGGCGAGCGCGCCGACCGCTGCGACCATGATCGCCATCGGATGAGCGTCGCGGCGGAAGCCCTGGAAGAAGCGGGCCATCTGTTCATGCACCATGGTGTGGTGCGTGACGGTGTAATCGAACTTCTTCTTCTGCTCGGGGGTCGGAAGCTCCCCGTAGAGCAAGAGGTAGCAGGTCTCGAGGAAGTCGCCATGTTCGGCGAGCTGCTCGATCGGGTAGCCGCGGTATTCAAGGACACCGGCGTCGCCGTCGATGTAGGTGATCTTGGACTGGCAGCTGCCGGTCGACGTGAAACCAGGATCGTAGGTAAACACCCCGGCCTGGCCGTAGAGCTTGGCGATGTCGATGACATCAGGCCCAACGGTGCCGCTCAGTATCGGGAAATCATAAGTCTTGTTGCCGATGGTGAGTGTGGCTGTCTTGCTGGATTTTGCGTCCATCGTGATATCCCCGATGAATTCGTTGAATAATCCGACCTTGCCCCGTCGCAATTTTGCGGCGCATGGCGGTGCGGGACGGCTTGGCTAGAAAGCGTCCGAAGATGGGTAGCTTATTGCAATGTGCGCTGCAAGATGGACCCTGGAGGGGGTCCATGCAGGATTACGCCGCCTGATCGGCGAGGCGGGCAAGGCACTCCTGACGGCCCAGGACGGCCAGAACGTCGA
The DNA window shown above is from Bradyrhizobium sp. ISRA464 and carries:
- the gltA gene encoding citrate synthase, whose protein sequence is MDAKSSKTATLTIGNKTYDFPILSGTVGPDVIDIAKLYGQAGVFTYDPGFTSTGSCQSKITYIDGDAGVLEYRGYPIEQLAEHGDFLETCYLLLYGELPTPEQKKKFDYTVTHHTMVHEQMARFFQGFRRDAHPMAIMVAAVGALAAFYHDSTDINDPQQRMVASIRMIAKIPTLAAMAYKYTVGQPFVYPKNPLSFAENFLNMCFAVPCEEYKINPVLADALDKIFILHADHEQNASTSTVRIAGSSGANPFACIAAGIACLWGPAHGGANEAALNMLYGIGKVENIPDFIAKVKDKNSEVRLMGFGHRVYKNYDPRAKIMQKMCHAVLKETGHGDDPMLKVAMELEKIALNDQYFIDRKLYPNVDFYSGITLKAMGFPVSMFTVLFAVARTVGWISQWSEMIEDPQQKIGRPRQLYTGVARRDYVPIDKRK